AGCTGGAGCGGTGAAATCAAGCACAGGACCAAGGACGGCCGGGAGTTGACGGTCGAGAGCCGCATTATCCTGGAGACGGTCGGTGGTCAGCAGCTTGCGCTGGAGAGCACGCGAGACGTGACCGAACGCAAGGCATGGGAGACGCAGCAGAGGCTGTTGCTCCGCGAACTGACCCATCGCGTCAAGAACACGCTGACGGTGGTGCAATCGATCGCGCATCAAACCCGCCGCTTCAGCAAATCCTATGAGGAGTTCACTGACCGCCTGGACGGCCGCCTCACCGCGCTCGCCGCGGCGCATTCACTGCTGGTGGATTCCGACTGGAGGGGCGCCGATCTCGGGACGCTGGCACGCAGGCAATTCGAGCCTCACGTCGGCGGCAATCCCGACCGGGTCAAGATCACGGGCGAGCCGGTGTTCTTGCCGGCCGATCTGGCGACCCCGTTCGGGCTGGTATTCCACGAGCTTGCCACCAACGCCGCCAAATACGGCCCGTTTTCACGGCGCACTGGTACCGTGGATCTGAGCTGGAAACTGGAAACACGGAATGGGCAACCGTCCCTGACGGTGATCTGGCGCGAGCGCGGCGGGCCGAAGATCACCGAGCCGAAGGCAAAGGGCTTTGGCAGCGAGTTGATCGAACGGGCGATACCGCAGTCGACCGTTCGGCGAGAGTTTGCCTCCGGCGGGGTCATCTGCACGATCGACGTGCAACTTCCGAAGGCTCTAGACCTCAGACCGTAGCGCGCGGCCGGGCCGAAGTTGATCTAGCAGCCCGCCGAGTTCGCTTTGCGCGGCGGACCTCGCGATTCCGGATCGGCAAACAGGCCCCTGATAGAGCTGTGGACACCCCCGGTGGCTTTGTGCAGGGCACGCGCCAATTCGTCGCGCTGAAAAGGTTTTGTCAGGGTCGGCACTGCCCGAAAACGATCGGCCACGCCATCTGCGCCATAGCCGGTTGCGAACACGAAAGGAATGCCACGCCCGCTGAGAATGTCGGCGACGGCGAAGGTGTCCTGGCCGCTCAGGTTGACATCGAGCAGGGCAGCGTCGATGTCGGCGTCCCGCGCCATTGCGAGAGCTTGCTTCGGCCCGACGGCCCAGCCCGCGACGTCCCATCCCAAATCTTCCAGGAAGTCTTCCACCATCATGGCAATCATCGGCTCATCTTCGACGATCAGGATGCGACGCGTAGCCACGGCTAACTCCTCGACGATATGGCAATAAAAACGGGCAACGAGGCGCGCGAAGAAAATCGGTCGCGGGCAACAAGCCGCCGGGATTTCAAATCACCCGGCGTTCCGGCGAGATATCGTGGGAGTAGTGGGAACGGTCCACCAGGCTCCCGACAGCCAACGTCTTCAACACGTCCAGGTTCCGCTCGCCCTTTGCGACGGCCGCCACAATGGAGCAAGCCATCTCGGCTTTTATCGCCGACGTGCGTTTGGCTTCAGGGAGAGTCGCCGTGGCGTCGTCGAGAACGGCCTTCATCTGCTGGATGAGGTCAGCTGAGTAGACAGCCCCTCTAGGATTCACGTTGGGATCCTCCCGAAAGTGAACCCTGCCCAGCCTCATGCTAGATACGAAAGACCCCGTGGGGCAACAAATTTCGCGAGTTCCGCAAGTTGGGGCGCGCGCATCAATTCAGATTGATATTGAATTCGTAGCTTTTGTCGCCGCCGACCAGGGTCAGCTTCAACGCGGCGCCGTCGGCCTTGGCGCCGGGCGGCAGGCCGTCGAGTTCGAACGAGAAGCGCTTCACGCCCGGCGGCGCGTGCGCGACGAGCTTCGGCACCGGCAGTGCCCATTCGGGCGTCGGCCCCTCGACGAACAGGCTGAGATCCTTGTTCTCGGGCGCGGCGACGTCGACCAGCACGTTGTTGCCGTCGCGCTTGACGTCGCGGATCGTGAACGGGGTGGGGTCGCCGATATTGGCGGGCTTCGGCACCGCGTTGAGCGCTTCCGACAGCGCGGCGTCCTCGGTCGAGGCGACGCTGGCGAACGCGAGCTCGGCCTTCGCCTCCACCGGCACGCACAGCTTCTCGCACACCGCGTAGTTGATGTCGGCGCGCAGCACCAGCGGCTTGTCGGGATTCTTGGCGACGATGCGCAGCGGCAGCACCACCTGGTGCTTGTAGCCGAGCGAGGTGCCTCCGGCGCCGTCGTCGAACTGGCGCGGCGCCGGCCACATCACCGTGACCGCATCGACATTGTCCGATTTGGAGAAATCGAACCGCGGCGGCACGCCGGAATCGCCTGGCGTCCGCCAGTAGGTCTTCCAGCCGTCCTGCAGCTGGAAGGCGATGCCGCCGAGCAGCACCGCGCCGCTGCGCGATCCGGCCAGCAGCCGCACCGCCGAATGCGTGTCCTGCTGCCATGGCGAGGCGTCGTCGGCGCGAACCTCCGCTGCCATACATGCGACGGAAAATATGGCGGCAACGGCAAATGCGGCCCGCAAAGGAACTGTGACGATCATGAGACGTCTTTACCTGCAACTTTCGTTGCAAACCATTGAATTGCTTGTGATGCATCGCCGCACGGCGGCCGAAGGTTGATTGACAGAACCGCCACCCAATATCAGGATGCCAAATCAGCAGGAAAGGCCTTTGCGGATGCGCCCTGAAGGCAAAACAGGCAAGACTCGCAAGACCGCCGCCGGCAGAAGCGCCGCCATCGGTCACAACGCGCCCGAGGACGGCTACCTCGACGGCCAGATGCTGATTGCGATGCCCGTGATGAGCGATCCGCGGTTCGAACGCTCGGTGATCTACATGTGCGCCCATTCCTCGGAGGGGGCGATGGGCATCATCGTCAACCGCCCGGCCGGCAGCATCGATTTCCCCGGCCTCCTGGTGCAGCTCGACATCATCCAGAAGTCGGACCAGATCCAGCTGCCGGAAAATGCCGAGATGATGAAAGTGATGAAGGGCGGTCCGGTCGACACCGGTCGCGGCTTCGTGCTGCATTCCAGCGACTTCTACATACAGGATGCGACGCTCAACATCGACGACGGCATCTCGCTCACCGCGACCGTCGATATCCTGAAGGCGATCGCCAAGGGCTCGGGCCCCAAGCACGCGATCCTCGCGCTCGGCTATGCCGGCTGGGGACCTGGCCAGCTCGAGAACGAGATCCAGCACAATGGCTGGCTGCATTGCGATGCCGATCCGGAGCTGATCTTCGGCACCGATGTCGACGAGAAATACGCCAGCGCCCTGCGCAAGATCGGCATCGAGGCCGGCATGCTGTCGAACGACGCCGGGCACGCGTAGCTCTGGCCACACCCACAGTGTCGTCGACAGTGGTTTTGGTTACGACAGAGCCTCCATCTCAATGTCGTCCCTGCGAAAGCAGGGACCCATAACCACCGCATGCAGTTGTGACGCCGCGCTGGGGCCACGGCCTCGCGCCACAACGGCGCCCTGTGGTTATGGGTCCCGGGTCGCGCGGAGCCTGTCATCGGGCGGCGCTTCGCGCCGACCCGTTGGCTTGCCCGGGACGACGGCTGTAATTGCGTCCGCTACTCCGCCGCCTCCTGCGCCACGGTCGGCTGCGTACCCGCCACCGTGGCGCGGCGCATGTCGCGGGGCTGCGACTGGTCGTAGCGGCGGACGCGGTGCACGGTCTGGCGGTTGTCCCACATCACGAGGTCATGCACCGTCCATTTGTGCACATAGACGAATTCGCCCTGCGTGGCGTGCTCGGTGAGATCGCGCAGCAACAGCCGCGCCTCCGGCATGCTCATGCCCTTGATGGCGCCGGCATGCGATGACAGGTACAGCGACTTGCGGCCGTGCACCGGATGGGTGCGCACCAGGCGCTGCAGCACCGGCTTGAACATCTCTTTTTCCTCGTCGGTGTAGTCGAGGAAGCCGAGCGAGCCGCGCGAATACATCAGCGAGTGCTCGCAGATCATGTCGTCAATCTCGGTCTTGGTCTCGTCGTCGAGCGCGTCATAGGCGGCACGCATGTCGGCGAATTCGGTGTTGCCGCCCTTCGGGTTGACTACGCGCGCCGACAGCAGCGAGAATTTTGCCGGGATCGGCCGGAATGAGCTGTCGGAATGCCACAGGCAGTTGCCGAGATTGAACAGATGGGTGCGGTGATCCTTCGGCAGCGGCTTGCCGTCCTTGCCGAGATTGCCGACATCGTTGAGCCCGGAGGAGAGGCGGTAGTCTTCCTTCTTGGTCACCGTGCCGCCACGCGCGTTCTCGCGCTCGCCGAAGTTCAGCGCGAACGCCATCTGCTGCTCGTCCGTGATGTCCTGGCCATGGAAGACGAGCACGGCGTATTTGTCCATGCCGGCCTCGATGTCGATCGCTTCCTGCTTCGTCAGCGGCTTGCGCAGATCGACGCCGGATACCTCGCCGACGAAATGCTTGTGAAGCTGCCGGATCAGGACCGTCATTGGTGTATCTCCCCGAATCTTGCGGGCGGTTGTCCCGCTTCGTTTGACGGGAAGGCTACTCCCGAGATGCGGCCTGTCAACGCACGGAACGACATGCAGGGTTGCGCAGCCGCGTGTCCCGGACGCGGTGCAGCGTCTCTTGACGCTGCGCCGCAGAGCCGGGACCCATGCTGCGTGGCCCCCGGATCGGCAGCGCATCGCTCTGTGCTGCGCCGCATCCGGGGAACGCATCAAGCGTTTCTGGCCATCAACCCGCCGTCGACCGGAATCACGGCGCCGGTCAGGAATGATGCGGCGGGCAGGCACAGGCTCAGCGTCATATGCGCGACCTCTTCCGGATCGCCGTAACGCGCGAGCGCGGTGCGGCGCTTGGCGTAAATCGTCTTGTGCTCCTCGGAGATGCGGTCGGTGATGGCGGTGCGGATCGGGCCCGGGCAGATGCAGTTCACGGTGATGCCTTCGCGCCCCAGTTCCACAGCGAGCGAGCGGGTCAGGCTGGTGACGCCGCCCTTTGCCGCGGAGTAGGGGCTGTGCAGGCCTGTTGCACCCAGAGCTTCCGTGGAGGCGATGTTGACGATGCGCGGCGATCGCGACTTGCGCAGGTATGGCAGCGCGGCGCGGATGATGCGCGGATGCGCCGTCAGCATCACAGCGATGCCCTTGGCCCAGGCGTCCTCGTAAGCAGGATCGTCGATCGCCACCCGCACCGAGATGCCGGCATTGTTGACGACGATGTCGAGACCGCCGAAATGCGCGGCGACATCATTGACGACCCGGGTGATGGCGTCGCGATCGCTGACGTCCAGCGTCCAGGCCTTTGCCGAGCCGCCGCTTGCGGAAATCTCCTTCGCCACCGCCTGCGTGCCATCTTCGGTCAAATCGGTGACCGCGACGTTGGCGCCTTCGTCGGCGAACACGCGCGCGGTGGCGCGGCCCATGCCGCTGGCTGCTCCCGTGACGAGAACGGTGAGGCCCTTCACCGAACGGCTGAGCTGCTTGTATTCGGACACGACGGACCTCCCAATTGTTTTTTGCGTTGTGAGACACGGCGACGCTGGCACCGATCGGCAGGGACGTCAAACCAGCGATCCCGTATCGCCGCACGCGCAGCGCGTTAACGCAAGTTTCTCCGTTGGCTTTTCGAAAAGGATCATGCTCAATCAAAGAAAACAGCACGGGAGAGGAACGCGATGAACGAGCTCGATTTCGGCGGCAAGCAGGTACTGGTGGTCGGCGGCTCCAGCGGCATCGGCAACGGCATCGCGCAGGCCTTCCGCGCCAAGGGCGCACGCGTTGCCGTGTACGGCACCCGCGCGCAGGCGAGCGACTATTCCGCCGAGGAAGGCTCGCATCTCGAGGGCCTTGACTATGCGCAGCTCGATGTCTCCGATCCGCAGGCGATCGAGAACCTCGCGCCGTCATTCGATCGGCTCGACGTGCTGGTGCTGGCGCAGGGCGCGGTGATTTACCGCCGCGGGGAATTCCAGATGGAAGGTTTCCGCAAGGTGCTCGAAGTCAATCTGATGAGCCTGATGGCCTGCGCCACCAAATTCCACGCGATGCTGAGCGCGAGCAAAGGCTCGCTGATCATCGTGAGCTCGACCGCGGCCTATCATTCCACGATGGGCAACCCGGCCTACAACGCCTCGAAGACCGGCGCGGTCGGGCTGACGCGTACGCTCGGCGAGGCCTGGGCGGAGAATGGCATCCGCGTCAACGGCATCGCGCCGGGCCTCGTCGACACCAAGATGACCAAGGCGACGACCGCGAATCCGAAGCGGCTCGAAGGCGCGCTGGAGCGCATTCCGCTGAAGCGCCTCGGCACGCCAGCGGACATGGCCGGCGCCGCGCTGTTCCTGGCCTCGCCGCTTGCGTCCTACGTCGTCGGCCAGACCATCATCGTTGATGGTGGGCTGATTCTCTAGCTCCAGGAACTTGCGCTCGGTTCCCCGGTTGGCTCACTGACAGTTCAGGGAGCGTCACGATGGACAAGGATCGGATTTTCGGAACGGCAAAGGAATTTGCAGGCAAGGCCGAGGGCGCCGTCGGCGACGCGACCGGCGATGCGCAGACGCAGGCCTCGGGTCGCGCACGCGAAGCGGGCGCAGTGCAGGATCTCTACGGCCAGGCCAAGGATGCGGCGCGCGATGCCGCCGACACCGCGGTCAACTACGCCAAGGATGCTTACGAACATCGCGGCGAGACGGTTCGCAGCGGTCAGAAGGCGATGGCGCAGACGGTACAGGACAATCCGCTCGGTTCGCTGTTGATCGCCGGCGGCATCGGCTTTGCGCTCGCGCTGCTGATGACGCGCCAGCCGCGCCGCCCGCCGCCGTCGCGCTGGCGGTACTACGGCTAGTCGATCGTCTCACGTCCTGTCATTCGGCGGCGCTTCGCGCCGACCGGGTGGCTCGCAATGATGTGGATGGATCCTGCGCGCTTCGTCGTTCAGTCGTTCTGAACAGTCTGGCGGAAATCTCTATTGCCAGGGATTGCCCGGTCCTGCGGCGCGCTGTCCGACGCTGCGAGGCGGACGCGGCGGCGGAGCGACCAGCGGGCGCTGCTGCGGCGCGCCGAAGCCGAAGAAGTCACGCAGCCAGGGCTGGGTCTGCGGCTGCTGCTGCGGTTGGGCCTGGGCCGGACGGAACACGCGCCGTGGCGGCTTCGGCGCGGTGATGATCGAGCCGTCAGGCGCGATCGCCGTGGTCGAAGGCGGCGGATTGGCAGGGCCGCCCGTTGCCGGTGCGGCGGGCGTGGCCGCGGCAACCGGCACGTCGCCCTTGGCCTGCTCACGCCCGATCTCGCGGCGCGGCCAGGCGAAATCATCGGCGCGTCCGGCCGGCGGCGCCAGGGCCTCTCCCTTCACCAGCGTGCGTGCGGCGAGCGCGTCGACCGCGGCGGGCCGCGAGCCGGGGCCGCCGAGCAATTGATCGGTACCGACCGTTGAGGCGACCAGCGGCAGCACGGGGCCGGCCAGCGGCCGCGGCGCGGGCTTGCCGGGCTCGGTGCTGGTCTCCGGCGTTGCCGGTTCGCTCGGCAGCGCGATCGGGCCGGAGCGCACCGCCAGCAGCCGCGTCACCTCGCGCTCGACATAGTGCGCGAGCTTGCGCGCGCCGGCCTTGGTGAAGAACACGCCGTCATCGGAGCGCAGCTTGCGCGGCTGGCCTTCGAAGTCCGGGCCCTTCTGCATGAAGCGGCCGGCCTCGTCGACAAAGCCGTCCCAGACGTCAACATAGGTGATGCCGGCCTTGCCGGCGCCGTCGCGATAGAGCGCGTCGAGGAACAGCATGTCCGACGTGCCCTTCTGGCCGCGGATCGCGGGCAGGCCGACCCACAGCACCGGCACGCCCTTGCTCTTCAGCACGTTGATCAGTTCCTCGATCTTCTTGCCGTAGAGCTCGACCCAGCGGTCGTCGCGGAATTCGTAGAGGCCGTTGGGCGAGCGCGCGGTCTTTTCCGGCGCCGCCTGCGAGTCGGTGTCGGCGTCGTCGGCCGGCGGCTCGGCGTCGGCCGGCTTGTTGTCGGCCTTGGTATCGGTCTTGCCGTCAGCCTTGCCATCAGTCTTGGCGGCGGCATCGGGCTTGTCGCCCGGCTTTGCATCCGGCTTGCCGCGCGCGTCCTTCTTCTCGTCCTTCTTGTCGACCTTCTTCTCCACGACCGGTTCGCGGATCGCTGTTCGATCGTTGAGGCCGAGCATCACGACGATGGCGTCGGGGTTCTCGGTGGCGAGAATGCCCTTGGCGGCCGCAGCCCAGTCCGCCGGGTCGCCCTTGGGCTGATAGCGGATCAGGCCGGAGACCGTCTTGTGCTTGCGGATCACGCCCATGTCGGGCTGGTCGGAATAGGCATCTTCCAGACCATAGGCGAGCCAGTCGGCCATCGCGTCGCCGATCACGAGCACGTTGCGCTCGGCGGCAGCTTCGCGCTTGGCCGGCGGCGGCGCCCGCGAGAAATCCTCGCGCGGCCGCTGCGGCTGTGATTGCGGCTGCTGTTGCTGGAACGGCGCGAAAAAATCGCCGCCGAACCAGCCGCCGCCACCGCCGTGCTGCGGCGGCGCACGGCGCTGCGGTTGCGGCGGTCCGCCACCGAAGCCGGGGAAGCCGAAGAACTGCGCCGAGGCGGGCTGGGCGATGCCGATCAACAGCGCAAGCGCCACCGCCAGCGCGACCAGCGGACCGGCTTCGGTGAATATGCGCAGGAAGGACTTTGGCTCTCGCATCGCGTTCGGTCGCAAATGATCTGGAAGTACGTGAGCATACTAGCGGAATCGGGCCGCAAGCGGGCAGCTTTTCCACCATAAATCGGGTGCCTCCGGCCGTCGTCAAGGCAAGCGGCAAATATCGGATTTCACGGTTAGTTTTGGGGGGGGGGCGGGCACCGCGAACCGGGTAGCCCGGATGGAGCGGAGCGCAATCCGGGACCAGACCAACCGCACGGTGAGAACCCCGGATTTCGCTGCGCTCCATCCGGGCTACGGGGCAGCCCTACCGCCCGCGCAGCCGCTCGAGCACCTCTGATGTGGCAAAACCGTCGGCCGGTGCACCGATCGAGACCTGGAAGCCGCGCAGCGCCTCGCGGGTCTGGCCGCCGAACTGGCCGTCCGGCGTGCCCTTGTAGAAGCCGCGCTGGGCGAGCAGCTGCTGCAGTTCCAGCCGCTCGGCGCGCGACAGCACCCGCTCCTGGCGCGGCCAGGGCTGCACGAAGGGTTGGCCGCCGCGCAGGCGGTCGGCGAAATGGCCGATGGCGAGCGCATAGGCCTCGGCCGGGTTGTACTTCATGATCACCCGGAAATTTTGCAGCATCAGGAAGCCCGGTCCTTCGGCACCGGCGGGCGCCAGCAGATAGGCCTTGTCGGACGGCCGCGGGAACGGCTGGTTGTTGGGTCGCTTGACGCCGAGTTGCTCCCATTGCGACAGCGGCATCACCTTGGCGCGGTCGGCCAGCATGTAATTGAGGCCCTGCGGCAGCACCACCTCGTAGCCCCAGCTCGCGCCGGTCTGCCAGCCGTCCTTCTTCAGATTGTTGGCGGTGGACGCGATCAGGTCGCTCGGATCGTCGACGACGTCGCGGCGGCCGTCGCCATCGCCGTCGACGGCGTAGCGCTTGAACGCCGTCGGCATGAACTGGGTCGGGCCGAACGCGCCGGCCCAGGAGCCGCGCATCTGCTCGGGCCTGAGGTCGCCGCGGTTGAGAATCTCCAGCGCCGATAGGAATTCGTCCTTGAAATAGGCCTGGCGGCGGCCGATGCAGGCGAGCGTCGCGGTCGACTGCACCACGCTGCGATCGCCCATCTGCGTCGAGTAGTTCGACTCGATGCCCCAGATCGCCGCGATGATATAGCGGTCGACGCCATAGGCCTTCTCGGTCGCGTCGAACTGCGGCTTGTATTTCGCAAGGATCTCGCGGCCCTTGGCGAGCCTGGTGTCGCTGACGAGGATGTCGAGATAGTCCCAGATCGCCTTGGTGAACTCCGGCTGCGAATCCAGCAGATCCATGATGCGCAGGTCGGGCTGCAGGCCCGCAGTGAAGCGCTCGAAATTCTGCTGCGTGATGTTGCGTCGCGCGGCGTCCGGCCACATCGCGCCGACGCAGTTCGGGAAGTCGGACGCGGCCTGACGGATCGCGGCGGCGGTCATCAGCGGGTGGCCGGAGGCGCCGTCTTCGCCGCTCCAGGGCGGCGCCGCGCCGTCCTGTCCGGTCGCGGCCTGCGGCGGCGTCGCGGCGTTCGGGGAGAAGATGCTGTCGATCAAATTGGTCAGGCCGTTGCCGGCCGACTGCGCTTGCGTGCTGCCCGGCAGCAGCAGGGCCAGCGCGATCAGGCTCGCGCTGAAGAGCCTGGTCCTTGGTATTCCCATCGCGCGCATGTGTCGTGTGCCTGTCAAAATCGTGCCGCCTCAGAAGGCCCCGTCACGGTTTCCAATAGCTTAACAAAGGGCAGCATTTGGGGCGTGGCGAAATCACGCGACGGTTTTGGCCGGGACAAATTGTCCGGCGTCGTCAACCCGCTTTTGCCTGATCCCGGAGGTCGGCCAGAACAGCCTCGGCGTTCTCGAAACAGTCGCCGCCCGGTGGCGTGGCCTCGATCCGGGCGATCACGGCCTCAAGGCCGGCCTGGGTTTCGGACAACCGGCGCTGCAGGGCTGCGACCTCGACCACCTTGGTCTTGAGTGCGGCCACCAGCGTGTCCTTGCTCCAATCTCCCTTGCCGTGCGGCGGCAGCAGGTTCCGGATCTCGTCGAGCGTAAATCCGGCCTGCTGGGCCATCACGATGATCTCGAGGACCTGCCTGGTGCCGCGCGAATACTGCCGATAGCCGTTCAAGCCGCGATCGATCGACCCGATCAGGCCCTCCCGCTCATAGAAGCGGATGCGCGACGGCGACAAACCGGACTCCCGAGCCAGTTCCCCGATCTTCACGGCGGCGTTCCGTTAGCTGCTTGACCTTAAAGTTTACTTTAAGGTTAGGGTGCACCCAGATCAACAAGGAACTTGATAAGGAACCTGGCCGATGTCGCCGTTCGATTCCCTCACTTTACCCAACGGGACCACCGTTCCCAACCGCATCGCCAAGGCGGCGATGGAGGAGAACATGGCCGATGCCGCGCATTTCCCCTCGCCCGAGCTGCTGCGCCTCTATCAGGCCTGGGCCGACGGCGGCGCCGGCCTCATCATCACCGGCAACGTCATGATCGATCGCCGCGCCATGACCGGTCCGGGTGGCGTCGTGCTGGAGGACGGCACCGAGCTTGAAGCGTTTCGAAACTGGGCGCGGATCGGCCGGGCCAAGGGTGCGCAAATCTGGATGCAGCTCAATCATCCGGGCCGCCAGATGATGAAGAATCTCGGCCAGCAAACCCTGGCGCCATCGGCGGTGCCGCTCGATCTCGGCAAGCATTCGAACCTGTTTGCGATGCCTAGGGTGATGACGGAACAGGATATCAGCGAGGTGGTCGTGCGCTTCGCCAGCGCGGCGCGGCTCGCCGAACGGGCCGGCTTCTCCGGCGTCCAGATCCATGCGGCACACGGCTATCTGCTCAGCCAGTTCCTGTCGCCCCTGACCAACCGGCGCACCGACCGTTGGGGCGGCTCGCTGCAAAACCGCGCGCGTCTGTTGATCGAAACCGTCAAGGCGGTGCGCGCCGCGGCGTCGCCCGGCTTCTCGGTTGCGGTCAAACTGAATTCGGCGGATTTCCAGCGCGGCGGCTTCGATGCGGCCGATGCGAAGACGGTCGTCGAGATGCTGAACGACATGCTGGTCGATCTGGTCGAACTGTCGGGCGGCAGCTACGAGGCGCCGGCGATGCAAGGCGAGGCACGCGACGGCCGCACGCTGGCGCGCGAGGCCTATTTCCTCGACTTCGCGCGCGACATCGCCGCGGTCGCACGGATGCCGGTCATGGTCACCGGCGGCATTCGCCGCATCGGCGTTGTGCAACAGGTGCTCGACAGCGGCGTCGCCATCGCCGGCATCGCCACCGCGCTTGCGATCAGGCCGGATTTGCCGAACGCGTGGCGCCGGGCTGAGGATCTGCGGCCAGAAGTCGCGCCCATCAGCTGGAAGAGCAAGCCGATGGCCTCGCTTGCCGCGATGGCCGTCGTGAAATTCCAGCTCCGGCGGTTGAGCCGGGGCCGCTCGGCCAACCCGAACGTTTCGCCGCTGAAGGCGTTGGTTCTCGCCCAGCTGCGGACGGCGGTGCTGACCCGCAAGTATCGCCGCTGGATCGCGTCATCTGCTGCCGCGACCGCTGCATCCGGCGGCGCGCCGGCTCCGTCGCGCGCGAATTCGCGGGCGGTCGGGATGCCGCGGTAGTCCGAACGCTTGGGTCGACGACGGTTAGGTGGAAGATACTTGGGTGGAAGAGGGCGGATGGCTGCGCATCACACATCCGCCTTTGTTCTCGGCTGCAAAACGGTTACCAAGAAGAGATTAAATCTCGCACGTTCCCACCCGTTGCAAGGCTTCCGATAATCCCATGAAGATCCGCAAAGCCGTATTTCCCGTCGCCGGTCTCGGCACCCGCGTGCTGCCCGCCACCAAGGCAATGCCGAAGGAGATGCTGACGATCGTCGACAAGCCCCTGATCCAGTACGTGGTCGATGAAGCCCGCGAAGCCGGCATCGAGCACTTCGTGTTCGTCACCGGCCGCAACAAGGGTGTCATCGAGGATCACTTCGACCGCATGTTCGAGCTCGACACCACGCTCGCGCAGCGCGGCAAGAAGACCGAGCAGGAGATCCTCGCGCAGAACCAGCCGGAAGCCGGCGCGATGAGCTTCACCCGGCAGCAATCGCCGCTCGGTCTCGGCCACGCAGTGTGGTGCGCGCGCGACATCGTCGGCAACGAGCCGTTCGCGGTGGTGCTGCCCGACGAGCTGGTGCTGAACACGCCGGGCTGCCTGAAGCAGATGATCGACGCCGCCAACAAGCTCGGCGAGAAGTCGAACGTGATCGCGGTCGAGGCCGTGCCCGACGAGCTCACCCATCAATACGGCATCTGCAGCGTCGGCAAACGCACCGGCAACATCTTCGAGGTCGACCGCATGGTCGAGAAGCCGCCGCAGGGCACCGCGCCGTCCAACCTGTCGATCACCGGCCGCTACATCCTGCAGCCGGAGATCTTCGACATCCTGGCCACCCAGGAGCGCGGCGCCGGCGGCGAGATCCAGCTCACCGACGCCATGATCGGCCTTGCGAAAACGCAGAAGTTCTACGGCGTCGAGTTCGAGGGCGAGCGCCACGATTGCGGCTCCAAGCCCGGCTTCCTCCGCGCCAACATCGCCTTCGGCCTCAAGCGCCCCGAACTGCGCGACGGATTGATTGCCGAGATGAAGAAGTATCTGGGGCAGTAGGTCGCTGCCTCATCTTGTCATTCGCCGCGAGAATGCGGACGTGTGATTCACGGGTCCTGGCTTTCGCCAGGACGATAATTGGAAGATCGCGCGCTCAACTTTATCCCCCGTCATCCTGAGGAGGC
This Bradyrhizobium sp. CCBAU 53421 DNA region includes the following protein-coding sequences:
- a CDS encoding response regulator — protein: MATRRILIVEDEPMIAMMVEDFLEDLGWDVAGWAVGPKQALAMARDADIDAALLDVNLSGQDTFAVADILSGRGIPFVFATGYGADGVADRFRAVPTLTKPFQRDELARALHKATGGVHSSIRGLFADPESRGPPRKANSAGC
- a CDS encoding protein-disulfide reductase DsbD domain-containing protein, whose protein sequence is MIVTVPLRAAFAVAAIFSVACMAAEVRADDASPWQQDTHSAVRLLAGSRSGAVLLGGIAFQLQDGWKTYWRTPGDSGVPPRFDFSKSDNVDAVTVMWPAPRQFDDGAGGTSLGYKHQVVLPLRIVAKNPDKPLVLRADINYAVCEKLCVPVEAKAELAFASVASTEDAALSEALNAVPKPANIGDPTPFTIRDVKRDGNNVLVDVAAPENKDLSLFVEGPTPEWALPVPKLVAHAPPGVKRFSFELDGLPPGAKADGAALKLTLVGGDKSYEFNINLN
- a CDS encoding YqgE/AlgH family protein, translated to MRPEGKTGKTRKTAAGRSAAIGHNAPEDGYLDGQMLIAMPVMSDPRFERSVIYMCAHSSEGAMGIIVNRPAGSIDFPGLLVQLDIIQKSDQIQLPENAEMMKVMKGGPVDTGRGFVLHSSDFYIQDATLNIDDGISLTATVDILKAIAKGSGPKHAILALGYAGWGPGQLENEIQHNGWLHCDADPELIFGTDVDEKYASALRKIGIEAGMLSNDAGHA
- a CDS encoding TauD/TfdA family dioxygenase, with protein sequence MTVLIRQLHKHFVGEVSGVDLRKPLTKQEAIDIEAGMDKYAVLVFHGQDITDEQQMAFALNFGERENARGGTVTKKEDYRLSSGLNDVGNLGKDGKPLPKDHRTHLFNLGNCLWHSDSSFRPIPAKFSLLSARVVNPKGGNTEFADMRAAYDALDDETKTEIDDMICEHSLMYSRGSLGFLDYTDEEKEMFKPVLQRLVRTHPVHGRKSLYLSSHAGAIKGMSMPEARLLLRDLTEHATQGEFVYVHKWTVHDLVMWDNRQTVHRVRRYDQSQPRDMRRATVAGTQPTVAQEAAE
- a CDS encoding SDR family NAD(P)-dependent oxidoreductase, yielding MSEYKQLSRSVKGLTVLVTGAASGMGRATARVFADEGANVAVTDLTEDGTQAVAKEISASGGSAKAWTLDVSDRDAITRVVNDVAAHFGGLDIVVNNAGISVRVAIDDPAYEDAWAKGIAVMLTAHPRIIRAALPYLRKSRSPRIVNIASTEALGATGLHSPYSAAKGGVTSLTRSLAVELGREGITVNCICPGPIRTAITDRISEEHKTIYAKRRTALARYGDPEEVAHMTLSLCLPAASFLTGAVIPVDGGLMARNA
- a CDS encoding SDR family NAD(P)-dependent oxidoreductase — encoded protein: MNELDFGGKQVLVVGGSSGIGNGIAQAFRAKGARVAVYGTRAQASDYSAEEGSHLEGLDYAQLDVSDPQAIENLAPSFDRLDVLVLAQGAVIYRRGEFQMEGFRKVLEVNLMSLMACATKFHAMLSASKGSLIIVSSTAAYHSTMGNPAYNASKTGAVGLTRTLGEAWAENGIRVNGIAPGLVDTKMTKATTANPKRLEGALERIPLKRLGTPADMAGAALFLASPLASYVVGQTIIVDGGLIL
- a CDS encoding CsbD family protein, which translates into the protein MDKDRIFGTAKEFAGKAEGAVGDATGDAQTQASGRAREAGAVQDLYGQAKDAARDAADTAVNYAKDAYEHRGETVRSGQKAMAQTVQDNPLGSLLIAGGIGFALALLMTRQPRRPPPSRWRYYG
- a CDS encoding SGNH family hydrolase, whose amino-acid sequence is MREPKSFLRIFTEAGPLVALAVALALLIGIAQPASAQFFGFPGFGGGPPQPQRRAPPQHGGGGGWFGGDFFAPFQQQQPQSQPQRPREDFSRAPPPAKREAAAERNVLVIGDAMADWLAYGLEDAYSDQPDMGVIRKHKTVSGLIRYQPKGDPADWAAAAKGILATENPDAIVVMLGLNDRTAIREPVVEKKVDKKDEKKDARGKPDAKPGDKPDAAAKTDGKADGKTDTKADNKPADAEPPADDADTDSQAAPEKTARSPNGLYEFRDDRWVELYGKKIEELINVLKSKGVPVLWVGLPAIRGQKGTSDMLFLDALYRDGAGKAGITYVDVWDGFVDEAGRFMQKGPDFEGQPRKLRSDDGVFFTKAGARKLAHYVEREVTRLLAVRSGPIALPSEPATPETSTEPGKPAPRPLAGPVLPLVASTVGTDQLLGGPGSRPAAVDALAARTLVKGEALAPPAGRADDFAWPRREIGREQAKGDVPVAAATPAAPATGGPANPPPSTTAIAPDGSIITAPKPPRRVFRPAQAQPQQQPQTQPWLRDFFGFGAPQQRPLVAPPPRPPRSVGQRAAGPGNPWQ